In the genome of Lathyrus oleraceus cultivar Zhongwan6 chromosome 4, CAAS_Psat_ZW6_1.0, whole genome shotgun sequence, the window AGCTCTTAAAGGGAAATTGAATACTTAGGATTGAGAAACCACACTCGTAAAAGGGGATGGCGCAATCTCCGTACTCACTACAAATCCTCTCATTTTCACCCAGAGTCAAGACACACTAATCTGAAGAGGGACTAACGTCTAAGAAGGCTCCATCAATACCACCCCATCGAGCAAAGACGAAAACAATTGAAGAATATACATCATCAATCCGGGAAGCACAAATATCTTCTTTTGATTTTTGACTCATAATGGATACCATATTCTTCAACTACAGGATGATAAAGAGTTATAGAAAGTGCAAATGGCAATGAAGCATAAAATATGTCTCAAATAAATATGAAAGTGACTCCTCAAGGATCATATGATGACATATTAAAGGAAGTAGACCCTATCAACACTTTAGGTTACTTTTGTGAAACATTCAAGTTTTTTGTTTCCCAAAGGTCATCATGAGGATACATCTGAAAATACATTTGAAGCATGTGGTGCATTAAAAGCGCAAATTTCCAAGAAACACTAACGTCTTCTCTTGATTTTCCAAGCAAGTTATAAAGTTGATTGGAAAACGGGCAGATGCGACAAACCCTTGCACTATCATACAAAGATAAGGGATTGAGGCAACTGTTTCAGGTCGATTGAGTTGACCATCGACCGATCACTCGGGAGGAGTTACCGTTTGTTTGGATCGTTCATAGTGCATGATACGCGCAAAGAAATCATGTTcacttttcaaattcaaaattCATTCACTATTCTCCTACACAGACTGTTGAAGTGCTAACCTTACAGGTCATCCCCTTTTCGTTTGTAGCTAAAGTTCCGGTCCACCGTAATCACCGATTTACCATTCCATTATGGTTTCAGTATGTAACAATAGTTATCATATATGAAAAATATAGTATTCATTCATTCCTTTGTAAGCAAGTAATGATTTCTTAACAAATAATTTTGTCAATGTTGATACGTCGCATGCTTATGATATAATGCAGAAGCATTGAACATGCTATTTTGAATGTTTCATTGTGAGTAGTGTGAAGTACTGAGTACCTCAAAAACTAGTAGCACACATTTGGTATCAACCTCAAACCTCATAATGGTCTATCCATTAACGGTTATGTTCTCTATCCATTGAGTTCCTTCCACCGCAATCAAGTTGTCCTCCTTAACATAGTACATCAACTGTTGGTAAATATCTTCCATTTCAGCCAACCCAAAATGCATGTTAGTGGTTCCATTTCAGCCAACCCAAAATGCATGTTAGTGGTTGCCTCTGAAAACACAACACTTTTTTCTTATACCAACATATTTTTTCTATGAGCAGGATTGGTAAGATTAGAGACTAACTTCTTGAATCAAGAAGAATAACATACAACGAACGACAAAACTTTCTCTTAAATGATTCAACAATAATGCATTCTCAGCGTTAAATTCAAACTTAGAACCTCTAATTAAGGTaaaatttatcattttgatcTCATTTAATGCTTTTGGATAGAAAACTAAAAGATTTGTAGACATCttgtaattttttattttatataagAATATTTTGGTAATTTCAACTAAAAGAAAAGTCAAACAATCACGTTTTTTTACCAGTGCAATGTGATTATAATTGTAGTCTTGCTCGTAAGTTTGGGGGGTTAACTTAATGAGAACCCATTCCATTGCTTAGCCACCACCTTTGGCCATTACGATTCCTCAATAGTCAAACTCAAACTCATGAAAAAACCAAATAATTTAGAATTAGAACCCAATACGTCACCGTATTAAAGGGTCATTTAAGGTCCACACAAATTTTAATTcaaaacacaaaaaaaaattccctttttattttcctcttcttctcctccttcttcttcttctcctctctCCGTTTGGTGCCATTCCATATCCACGTGGAGCGCCGATCCGATCACCCTCCCTCCGTAATTCACCCTCTCCGGCCATTTCTCCTTCCCCGTCATGAATCCCGAGTAGTACGTTCCTTTTTTCCCTTCAATCGCCAAAATTTCAACCCCCTTTCACGTTTTTCGATCATGTTTTTTTTCCCTAGTATGGTTATGATTATGTTTAATTCAGGCGTTTAGGTTTTTTTATGAGTTAATTTGTGTTGAATTTTCGTTTTTAATAACCCTAGATTGGATCATCTTAGGAATTACGATTGctttttttaattaaattttcTATTTTCCAAAATACGGACTGTATgattttataaataaataaaattggGGTTGTTTTATTGATTGGTTTTTGAAAGTGATGATTTTACCTTGATCCTGTATCTTATTGGTTTCAAATTTGAATTGAGGAATTGAAGCATGCAAATGCATGCCTCTGTTTTCGTTGGTCCTTGTTTCTCACGAGGACTTGATCTGCTAATCCTAGAGAATAGTgttaaaataaaattaaaaagtAGGCGCTTTTATTCTCTAATGAATTGATCACAAACCTCGAAAAAGTGGATTCGTGGTTTGAATATTTTGAAGTGGAATTTCATTATTGGAAATCATCAAACTATgatagtttttattttttaaaaggAATTTCATAATATCATGGTGTCATTGATTGCTTAAAGTTTCGTGTTGTTATAGCGTTTTAAGACTCATGGTATTACAGTTTTCTATATTGTTGTAATACATGTATATACAGTGTTGATGAAATGATTGTGGTCCGTCTTTGGTTGAGTTTCTGAAGTTGATTACTATTAGTCTATTTCAAATGAGAAACTAAGTATGCTATGTGTATCCTTTGCAGTGATTATCTGTTCAAGCTCCTTCTTATTGGAGACTCTGGTGTTGGTAAATCGTGCCTTCTTCTAAGATTTGCTGTAAGCTGTCTCTACTGTTTTTCATATTCTGTGTTGCAATTTTGTACTATTTTCTTCTACTAGGTTGCCATGTTTTCCCACTCTTCTACACTAATATTTTGTCAAAAAAATTTGCTTGCTATTGGTATCCCCATTGATTGTATTATGTCTAAATGGTTAACATTAAATAAGAGAGTGTAACGGGCTTTTTGTTGCTGGGCTTGATTATCGCCCAATATCTTGTTAATTGTGAAAGTGAAGAAGAAAGGAAAGGACGTGAGAGGACACAAAATTTGCTAGTGAAGTGTGTTTGGTAGGAATATAATCTACTGGTTGTGGAAGTCTATAGGTCATTGGTGAAGTAGACATTGATGGCATAGAGTTGGAGGGAATATGATGGAGGGAGCTTGACCAGAGGAGGGGGTTGAATAAAATGTGTGAAGAGAATTTTGGAAGGCTTAGGCCTTGGTCTGATCTTAGAGCAGTATAAAGACTTTTTCCACTATTATCTTTGGTTTCTTGCTTTGTTACTAGAAATAGAACTATGCCCTATACTCTCTCCATAGAGCAAGTGGGAATACCAGGATCTATCTATGTGCTGCTGCCCTAACTTTGTTAATGACTTGAATTTATGATTTAGCAAAATCATCTTACCTGGTTATGTATGCTCATGTCTAGTGTTATTAATATTATGTGTTATGTGTTACTGAAAGGTTTTAACTCCTCGCTTATACTCCTTTACGTCCCATTTTGGTCCATCATGGTGATGGCATACTGCTGCACAACAGTAATTTAAATTATTAACCTTTTGATATACTACAGGATGATTCATACATTGAAAGCTACATAAGCACTATAGGAGTTGATTTTGTGAGTACAACATTTCAAATTTGTTTAGCTTGAACTCATTTGAAACTGTGTCTTGATATTGAATTTAAAATATCATGTTTTTCGGTGCAGAAAATACGGACTGTTGAGCAGGATGGGAAGACAATTAAACTACAGATTGTATGTATCTGAGATTAACTTTGTTCTGCTTTCTTTATTTGCAATAATATTATAATCTCAGTAAACCTAATATAATACCACTATGTTTTAATCTTTCATAGAAGATATTTTTACCTTTGAGGTACTTTTTCGTCATCGGAATTTTAATTAATAAGATAAGGTGATACTCTGAGTTCCCAGGCCATATGGGTCACTGAAGTTCAGGGTTGAAGATTGTATTGACAGATTTTTTACTTACCGTGTTTTACAATATGTTCTTGTAGTGGGATACCGCCGGACAAGAACGATTTAGGACAATAACCAGTAGCTACTATCGTGGGGCACATGGAATCATTGTGAGTAATTGTTTTTCAACACAAGAGTTTAAACACGGAATCTGTCCTCTGCTGGTTTCCGGATATCTTTACATTCTCTAATAATCTGTTCCTTTGGCAGATTGTTTATGATGTGACAGATGAAGAGAGCTTCAATAATGTGAAGCAGTGGCTCAGTGAAATTGACCGCTATGCCAGTGATAATGTTAACAAGCTTTTGGTTGGAAACAAGAGTGATCTGACAGCAAATAGAGTTGTATCATATGATACAGCCAAAGTATAGCTTTTCTATCTCACCTTCTTTTCTTATGAAGGAAATACTATTTATTGTTTGTTTCTCTTTACCCTGGACCATGTTCATGCTTCTGCCCCAGAACCCTCACACTACCTTTTTTCCGCTGTACTACAGGAATTTGCAGATCAAATCGGCATACCTTTTATGGAAACAAGTGCAAAAGATGCTACAAATGTGGAAGGGGCATTCATGGCCATGGCTGCTGCCATCAAGGATAGGTGCCcatttttcctattttctatttAATGCAACTTGTCCTTTTAAGTAGGCTCAGGCATAAGTTATTTTCCAATTACCAGAAAAAATTACTAAACTTCTTTAC includes:
- the LOC127076721 gene encoding ras-related protein RABD2a, with protein sequence MNPEYDYLFKLLLIGDSGVGKSCLLLRFADDSYIESYISTIGVDFKIRTVEQDGKTIKLQIWDTAGQERFRTITSSYYRGAHGIIIVYDVTDEESFNNVKQWLSEIDRYASDNVNKLLVGNKSDLTANRVVSYDTAKEFADQIGIPFMETSAKDATNVEGAFMAMAAAIKDRMASQPSANNARPPTVQIRGQPVGQKGGCCSS